The segment GACCCAGACACAATTGTATTCCAACCTTTCCCGAATCTACATCAACCTTGGCATGGCAAGACGGTAGCCGACTGTCGATTGTCAAAATGATTCAGGACAAGAACATCTAAGTGGGAACCTATCCCCTTACAGCGTATGCCAGACGGCCGGCCATCGGGAAATTTCGAGATCAACTCCCTGAACGGCCAGTTCGGTCCGGACGAGACACATATCGGGCTCGTCGCCGCGAGCCTGGATTTAGAACAGACCCGGGCCATCGTCGAACTGTATAACGAATGTGGAGACTGGGAGACGACCAACGACGAGTGGCTCGAACAGCGGAAGGCAGGCCGACTCACTGTCGAGGGCTCCCGCCGCGCATATAATGCGATCAAACCACGACTGCAGGAAGCCGGCGGAGGTCTCCCACCACTCAGTCAGCTCCCTACAGTGCTGGATGCGTGCCGAAAAGAACGGGACAAACACCAGGTCCTGTTCTGTTACCTCGTCGCCGAGGACGCCGTCGTCCGCTATGTCCTGCATGAATACATCCAGCAGCTCCAGCGAAAGAGCGTCAGCAGCCTTGACTTCTCCAACGAGCAAATCATCGCGTTCCTGGACCAGTTCCGCCATACCGACGACTCGCCACTGGATTTCTCCGACTCAACGAAAGACCGGTGGGGGACGAACTTCCGGAGCGCCCTGCGTTCAATCGGCGTAATCCAGTCCAAGCAGGGAACCGACGGCGATGTCCCAAACATTGGCGACACCCCCCTGGAGACAGCGGCCTACTGGTCGTGGCAACAGCTGGACGATGAGTGGTTACAGAACCCGCTTGGATGGCGATATCTCTTCCAGCCCGAGCCGTTCTGGAGCCCCCAGAGCGACCGGCTCGCCAAATCGACCCGATGGAGCACCCATGAGTCCCACGGCCGCCTCTGGTACGAACCGGTCGAGGACTTCTACGCGAACTTCGGGAAAACAGCATGATCGACGACGAACAGCTGTTTGACAACCCTGACCCACAGTTCGAGGAATCGATCCGAATCGATCGGGACCTGGAAGTCGAGGACGACGCCGAGGAGCGTGAACTCCTCTACCAACGCTACCTCGACGACTATCACCTCACGGACGCAACTGTAGACTTCCTAAAGGACCTGTTCACCCACTTCGAGGAGGACACCCCCGATGCCGACGAGCGAAACCACTGGTTGTATGGCTACTACGGCAGCGGGAAGAGCCACCTGCTTACTGCCCTAGACCTCCTGCTTGATACGTCACAGGTTGAAGCCCACGACGGCCAATCTGCCTGGGAGCGCTTCGACGACAAGCACGCCGAGCCCGAGCTCGGCGAGCAATGGCGCGGCCTCCATGACGACACGATCATCGTCCCTCTGTCGATCAACCTACTCCAGTACCAGGGCGTTCGCGAACAGAGCTTCAGCGAGATCGTCCTCCAAGAGGTCTACAACCAACGCGGGCTCGGCGAGCGCCTCGATGTCTCCTTCTTTGAGGAGGAGTTCAAGCGCACGGGCGGACTGTTCGACACCCGCGAGGTCTGGGAAAAACGCGAGCAACTCCTCAACGACATCCTCGCTGGAGAGGGCGTTCACAATCCCGACTATAGCTGGACGGACGTTCGACAGTATCAACTCCTCTCGGACATCGTCCTGCCAGACCTGACCAAGCGAGCCACCGGGATGGTCGACAACCTCGCCGACATTCAGAACAAGAAAATCGGCCAGGAACTCGCCGTCCGAAAAATTGAGTCCTACCGCCAAGAGCTCGAAGAGCAGTATGATCGACCGGTGAAAATCGCCCTCCTGATGGACGAAGTCACCCTATTCATCGGTGGGAACTACCAGCGCCTCTCCGAACTCAATGCCCTCGCGGAGGGAATCAAGGACGTCGGAGATGGCAACATCATCTCGGT is part of the Haloplanus rubicundus genome and harbors:
- a CDS encoding BrxA family protein; this translates as MPDGRPSGNFEINSLNGQFGPDETHIGLVAASLDLEQTRAIVELYNECGDWETTNDEWLEQRKAGRLTVEGSRRAYNAIKPRLQEAGGGLPPLSQLPTVLDACRKERDKHQVLFCYLVAEDAVVRYVLHEYIQQLQRKSVSSLDFSNEQIIAFLDQFRHTDDSPLDFSDSTKDRWGTNFRSALRSIGVIQSKQGTDGDVPNIGDTPLETAAYWSWQQLDDEWLQNPLGWRYLFQPEPFWSPQSDRLAKSTRWSTHESHGRLWYEPVEDFYANFGKTA